A window from Agrobacterium tumefaciens encodes these proteins:
- the ggt gene encoding gamma-glutamyltransferase: protein MKMRFLGEAVLALVFSTAIASAQQASDTVAPEKATDVATARRVESKSFMVAAANPLAAEAGRDVIAAGGNAIDAMVAVQTVLGLVEPQSSGLGGGAFLVYYNAKTGKLTTLDGRETAPMEATPKLFLDDKGQPLKFMDAVIGGRSVGTPGTVRLMDEAHKRYGKAEWANLLKPAEKLATEGFKVSPRLASLIASEGDRLKKYPEARSYFFDTSGAALQTGALLKNPDYAETLSALAKGGADAFYKGRIAEALVKTVREATDNPGVLSLSDLSNYRVIEREPVCFIYRALDVCGMGPPSSGAIAIGQMLGMAENFDLKSLGPKNVESWRIIGDAQRLAFADRERYVADTGFVPLPAKGLLDKTYLGERAKLLDGDKALAKDAVKAGEPEWDHALLFGRDAALELPSTSHFVIVDREGNVVSMTTTIENGFGSRLMTNGFLLNNELTDFSFKTHDGGLPIANRVEPGKRPRSSMAPTIVMKDGKPLLAIGSPGGSQIIGYVAQALIAYIDWGMPVEAIVAQPHLINRFGIYDIEAGTSAEELAGPLKALGYEVKPGEMNSGLHAIEITAQGLAGSADPRREGAVTGGGI, encoded by the coding sequence ATGAAGATGAGATTTCTCGGTGAGGCTGTTCTCGCCTTAGTATTTTCCACCGCAATCGCCTCCGCGCAGCAGGCGTCTGACACGGTGGCGCCCGAGAAAGCGACCGACGTTGCGACAGCCAGACGTGTCGAGTCAAAAAGCTTCATGGTCGCAGCGGCCAATCCGCTGGCGGCCGAGGCGGGGCGCGACGTGATCGCCGCGGGCGGCAACGCCATCGATGCGATGGTGGCGGTGCAGACCGTGCTGGGCCTCGTTGAACCGCAGAGTTCCGGGCTCGGCGGCGGTGCCTTCCTCGTCTATTACAATGCGAAAACCGGCAAGCTGACGACGTTGGACGGCCGGGAGACGGCGCCGATGGAGGCCACGCCAAAGCTGTTCCTGGACGACAAAGGTCAGCCGCTCAAATTCATGGACGCAGTAATCGGCGGCCGCTCCGTTGGTACGCCGGGAACGGTGCGACTTATGGATGAGGCCCATAAACGCTATGGAAAGGCGGAGTGGGCAAATCTGCTCAAGCCGGCGGAAAAGCTGGCAACCGAGGGCTTCAAAGTGTCGCCGCGCCTCGCCTCCCTCATCGCGTCCGAAGGCGACCGGTTGAAGAAATATCCAGAGGCCCGGTCCTATTTTTTTGACACCTCCGGCGCAGCCCTGCAGACCGGTGCCCTGTTGAAAAACCCTGACTATGCCGAGACGCTTTCGGCCCTCGCCAAAGGCGGCGCAGACGCCTTTTACAAGGGGAGAATTGCCGAAGCGCTCGTTAAGACTGTGCGCGAGGCCACCGACAATCCCGGCGTGCTGTCGCTTTCCGATCTTTCCAACTATCGCGTCATCGAGCGCGAGCCTGTCTGCTTCATCTATCGTGCGCTTGACGTTTGCGGCATGGGACCGCCATCGTCGGGCGCCATCGCCATCGGCCAGATGCTCGGCATGGCGGAGAATTTTGATCTCAAGTCACTGGGGCCGAAAAATGTCGAAAGCTGGCGCATTATCGGCGATGCGCAACGTCTCGCCTTCGCCGACCGCGAGCGTTACGTCGCTGACACCGGTTTCGTGCCGCTACCGGCCAAGGGCCTGCTGGACAAGACCTATCTGGGCGAGAGAGCAAAGCTGCTCGACGGCGACAAGGCACTGGCCAAGGATGCCGTCAAGGCCGGCGAGCCGGAATGGGACCACGCGCTGCTTTTCGGCCGGGATGCCGCGCTCGAATTGCCCTCTACCAGCCATTTCGTCATTGTCGACAGAGAAGGCAACGTGGTCTCGATGACGACGACGATCGAAAACGGCTTCGGTTCGCGTCTGATGACGAACGGATTCCTGCTCAATAACGAGTTGACGGATTTTTCCTTCAAGACCCATGACGGCGGCTTGCCGATCGCCAACCGCGTCGAACCCGGCAAACGGCCGCGCTCCTCCATGGCGCCGACCATCGTGATGAAGGATGGCAAGCCACTGCTCGCCATTGGTTCACCCGGCGGTAGCCAGATCATCGGCTACGTGGCGCAGGCGCTGATCGCCTATATTGACTGGGGCATGCCGGTTGAGGCGATCGTCGCCCAGCCGCATCTCATCAACCGGTTCGGCATCTACGACATCGAGGCCGGCACCAGCGCGGAAGAACTGGCCGGGCCGCTGAAGGCGCTGGGTTACGAGGTGAAACCGGGTGAGATGAATTCCGGTTTGCATGCCATCGAAATAACTGCCCAAGGTTTGGCCGGCAGCGCCGATCCACGACGCGAGGGGGCGGTTACAGGGGGCGGGATCTGA
- a CDS encoding LysR substrate-binding domain-containing protein, giving the protein MSYSNLPLHALRAFEATARLGSMTKAARELEVSHGAISRHIRELERLYGTRLLERLSKSSEPTPAGAEMAQSLSEGFRTLNLAVARLSVGPLTLSCSATIMQHWLIPKLPDFRMQHPNVQFRLNVNYGEVDFAKDGISVAIRNTMYTPPDDVVIVDMIAEEIGPVCSPEYLSRNQLRSSNDLKSARILGTATRKGAWAEWLVAFGEDTPEIEISEEYEHFYLMLQAAAFGAGVAIAPRYLVQREISAGLLVAPFGFVLGPHKLQLWIAHHLRLNHEVKALARWIEAKMMEAL; this is encoded by the coding sequence ATGTCGTATTCAAATCTTCCATTGCATGCGTTGCGGGCGTTTGAGGCGACGGCGCGGTTGGGAAGCATGACCAAGGCGGCTCGGGAGCTGGAGGTAAGCCACGGGGCCATAAGCCGTCATATCCGCGAATTGGAGCGGCTGTACGGTACAAGACTGCTCGAGCGCCTTTCCAAGTCATCAGAGCCGACACCCGCCGGGGCCGAGATGGCGCAAAGTCTAAGTGAGGGATTTCGCACCCTGAACCTCGCAGTGGCGCGTCTGTCCGTTGGTCCGCTCACCCTGTCCTGCTCCGCAACCATCATGCAACACTGGTTGATCCCGAAACTCCCTGATTTTCGAATGCAGCATCCCAACGTCCAGTTTCGTCTTAACGTGAATTACGGAGAGGTCGATTTCGCAAAGGACGGCATCAGCGTTGCGATACGAAACACCATGTATACTCCTCCCGACGATGTGGTGATTGTGGACATGATCGCAGAGGAAATCGGACCGGTCTGTAGTCCCGAATACCTCTCACGGAACCAGTTGCGATCATCGAACGATCTGAAATCGGCAAGAATACTGGGAACAGCCACACGGAAAGGCGCTTGGGCGGAGTGGCTCGTGGCCTTTGGGGAAGACACGCCTGAGATCGAGATCAGCGAAGAGTATGAGCATTTCTATCTCATGCTTCAAGCCGCGGCCTTCGGTGCGGGGGTTGCGATCGCACCAAGATATCTCGTTCAAAGAGAGATTTCAGCCGGACTGCTCGTTGCTCCGTTCGGGTTTGTCCTTGGACCCCACAAATTGCAATTATGGATCGCCCATCATCTGAGGCTCAACCACGAGGTCAAAGCTTTGGCGAGATGGATTGAGGCGAAAATGATGGAAGCGCTATAG